The Pseudodesulfovibrio sp. zrk46 genome contains a region encoding:
- a CDS encoding PAS domain-containing sensor histidine kinase → MDNDHTKSTEALEKELAEARARIRELEQRIAPDSAEQLGNDVFEHHRHAVFYLDPSNGDIRWVNLAATELYGYTREEMTSLNVSDINIMPLEEVAPLMKQVRDRQRSRFLFTHRLKDGRLRNVEVYSVPMTLEGRDMLCSFVRDVTDMMDVQTVAEKSEAMQNSVLSSMNLVPFSMRKSGSYELLYIGATVERMTGYPAERYYREPELWLSRIHPDDIGRVGSQFRRLEKEGASRCDFRWQVADDSWRWFSLNMRHAPCEDGNEDCICVMGLCWDITQRKRVEKKLLEREERYRTIADFTHDWEFWLGPEGTFLYVSPSFERMTGYRPEELKADPDLLFNSIIHPMDRDYVHNALIDGLHSTDTLSFDFRIVTRSGEVRWIGHVSQVVYDDKGDPMGRRASNRDITGLKETVQALKDRNKFIDSFMENCPATIYAKDVDGRYLFGNPRFMEYTGRPAHEVLGKTDYGLFRNNIAEQFRSGDTRVVQTGKPFFEEVTLVLESGIEHWTSSKFPLVNAEGRTLGVCGISMDVTKWRETEVSLRQMTHAVEQSPVSIAMLDTAGRIISVNPYFCTKSGYTEKDILGRKLGFLQADEDDLYDRIWKQVREGRDWHGEIRNRTRSGDILWERCSISSVRDPNGHIVNFVVVKDDITERKRLERLEKDVERIVRHDLKSPIMSFIWVPRSLRKAENITEEQSLMLADMEESAHRLLRMVNLSLDIFKMEEGSYEFSPEDLNIMRVIQNVLRDLAGATRSLKVEINVLRDGTSASDGECMVVRGEELLTHSMLSNLIKNAVEASDKGDTVTVDCRQDKENTTVRVHNRAEVPEDIRDTFFEKYATSGKKFGTGLGTYSARLIAETQGGFINMKSDAENGTTVEVSFPTRSNGACD, encoded by the coding sequence CGAAGCCAGAGCGCGAATCCGCGAATTGGAACAACGGATCGCGCCGGATAGCGCGGAGCAGTTAGGCAACGATGTCTTCGAGCATCACCGTCACGCCGTGTTTTACCTTGATCCGTCCAATGGTGATATCCGCTGGGTCAATCTGGCTGCCACCGAGCTGTACGGATACACCCGTGAAGAGATGACCTCCCTCAACGTCTCGGACATCAACATCATGCCCCTCGAGGAAGTGGCCCCGCTCATGAAACAGGTACGGGACCGCCAGCGAAGCCGATTCCTGTTCACCCACCGGCTCAAGGACGGCAGGCTGCGCAATGTCGAAGTCTACTCCGTCCCCATGACCCTCGAAGGGCGTGACATGCTCTGCTCGTTCGTGCGCGACGTCACGGACATGATGGACGTCCAGACCGTGGCCGAGAAGAGCGAGGCCATGCAGAATTCCGTGCTCTCCTCCATGAACTTGGTACCTTTTTCCATGCGCAAGAGTGGTAGCTACGAACTCCTGTATATCGGCGCCACAGTGGAACGCATGACCGGCTATCCCGCCGAACGGTACTATCGTGAACCCGAGCTGTGGCTGTCCCGTATCCATCCCGACGACATCGGCCGGGTGGGTTCGCAGTTCCGCCGCCTGGAAAAGGAAGGCGCGAGCCGATGCGACTTCCGTTGGCAGGTGGCCGACGACTCATGGCGATGGTTTTCCCTGAATATGCGTCACGCACCGTGCGAAGATGGCAATGAAGATTGCATATGCGTCATGGGACTCTGCTGGGACATAACCCAGCGCAAGCGAGTCGAAAAAAAGCTGCTGGAACGCGAAGAGCGGTACCGCACCATCGCGGACTTCACCCATGACTGGGAATTCTGGCTCGGTCCGGAAGGCACATTTCTCTATGTATCGCCCTCTTTCGAGCGCATGACCGGATACCGGCCAGAGGAACTCAAGGCTGACCCGGACCTGCTGTTCAACAGCATCATCCATCCCATGGACCGGGACTATGTCCACAACGCGCTTATCGACGGGTTGCACTCCACCGACACCCTCTCCTTTGATTTCCGCATCGTCACCCGCTCCGGCGAAGTGCGCTGGATTGGGCACGTCTCACAGGTGGTGTATGACGACAAGGGCGACCCCATGGGACGGCGGGCGAGTAACCGCGATATCACCGGCCTCAAGGAGACCGTGCAGGCCCTCAAGGACCGCAACAAATTCATCGACTCCTTCATGGAGAACTGCCCTGCCACCATCTACGCCAAGGATGTGGACGGTCGGTATCTCTTCGGCAATCCCCGCTTCATGGAATACACTGGCCGCCCCGCCCACGAGGTGCTCGGTAAGACCGACTACGGCCTGTTCCGCAATAACATCGCCGAGCAATTCCGCAGCGGAGATACCCGGGTGGTCCAGACCGGCAAACCATTTTTCGAAGAAGTGACCCTCGTCCTGGAGAGCGGCATCGAGCACTGGACCTCCTCCAAGTTCCCCCTCGTCAATGCCGAGGGCCGGACTCTCGGCGTGTGCGGCATTTCCATGGACGTGACAAAATGGCGCGAGACAGAGGTCTCCCTGCGCCAGATGACCCATGCTGTGGAACAATCGCCCGTCTCCATCGCCATGCTGGACACGGCAGGCCGCATCATTTCCGTAAACCCATATTTCTGCACCAAGAGCGGCTATACGGAAAAGGATATCCTTGGTCGCAAGCTCGGTTTCCTTCAGGCGGACGAGGACGATCTGTACGACCGCATCTGGAAGCAGGTACGTGAGGGCAGGGACTGGCACGGGGAAATCCGCAACCGGACCCGCTCAGGCGATATTCTGTGGGAACGGTGTTCCATTTCCTCGGTCCGTGATCCCAACGGGCACATCGTCAACTTCGTGGTGGTCAAGGATGACATCACCGAGCGCAAACGACTGGAGAGGCTGGAAAAGGATGTGGAGCGCATTGTGCGCCACGACCTCAAGTCGCCCATCATGTCCTTCATCTGGGTACCCCGCTCCCTGCGCAAGGCAGAGAACATCACGGAAGAGCAATCCCTCATGCTGGCGGACATGGAAGAATCGGCCCACCGCCTGCTCCGCATGGTCAACCTCTCGCTGGACATCTTCAAGATGGAGGAAGGGTCCTACGAATTCTCACCAGAAGACCTGAACATCATGCGCGTCATCCAGAACGTGCTGCGCGACCTGGCCGGAGCCACCCGAAGCCTCAAAGTGGAAATCAATGTCTTGCGCGACGGCACCTCGGCTTCGGACGGCGAGTGCATGGTTGTACGCGGGGAAGAGCTGCTCACCCACTCCATGCTGTCCAACCTGATCAAGAACGCGGTGGAGGCCTCGGACAAGGGCGACACGGTCACCGTGGATTGCCGTCAGGACAAAGAGAACACCACCGTCCGGGTCCATAATCGGGCCGAAGTACCGGAAGATATTCGCGACACATTTTTCGAGAAGTATGCCACCTCGGGCAAGAAATTCGGCACCGGACTCGGCACCTACTCTGCGCGCCTCATCGCCGAAACCCAGGGCGGATTCATCAATATGAAAAGTGATGCCGAGAATGGCACGACCGTGGAAGTCTCCTTCCCGACCCGGTCCAACGGGGCATGCGATTAA